The Polyangium aurulentum genomic interval CTGGGGCGCCTGGGCCTCGCGCGGGCTCGTGGGGGCGCTCGTCGCCGCCTGCGGCCCGGCCCATGGAGGCGATCCCTCATTCTGGATGCCTTATACCGGCGGCGAGGGCGGCGCGCCTCCCGATGCCGGAGCAATGACGAGCGCGACGGGAACCGGCGGCGGAGGTGGCGGCGGCGGCGGGGCGCCATCGCCGGGCCGCGGGCTCGTCCTGCAGTTCACGACCGTCTCGCTCGACGGAGAATACGCGCCGAAGAACGTCGGCGCCGTGTGGATCACCGATGGGCAGGGGGCGTTCGTGAAGACGCTCGAGCTGTGGGCGGCGAAGCGCGCCAAGCACCTCGTGCAATGGAACGCGGCGTCGGGCGGGAACATCGTCGACGCGGTGACGGGCGCGACGCGCAAGACGCACGGCGCCCACGAGGCGTCCTGGAGCGGGGCGAGCCTCGCCGGCTCTCCCGCGCCGGAGGGCGAGTATCAGGTGCACGTGGAATTCACAGAATGGAACTCGTCCAGCGCGGGGGAGCCGCCCGGACCGTCGCTCGCCATTCCGTTTTCCCGCGGCCCTGCGCCCCAGGACGTCCAGCTCCCCGACGCGCAGGGCTTCACCGCCGTGCGCCTGGTGTACGAGCCGTGAGGCCGAGAGCCATCCTCGCGGCGGCGCTCGTTTGCGCCAGTCCCCTCCCCGCTCGGGCCGAGGAGGCGCCGCCATTGCAAACGGAAAACGTCCTCTCCCTGTCGCTCGCCCAGGATTTCGGGCTCCACAGGGGGACGAACGCGTGCTCGATGCGCAACCAGATCGAGGGCGGATTTGCGTGTTTCCGAGCCTCGGGGACGCAGTATCACGGCACGCCGCTGCCGGGCTCGGCGGGCGACATTCGCGCGTTTCCGCAGCTCGCCACGACGCGGCTCCTCGGGGGGTACGATCGCGTCCTCTGGGAAAACGTCACGCTCGGAATACGCCTCGGCTGGGTGCTCCGGGGAGGTGGGCCGCGGCCGGACGGCGCGGAGGGCCCCAGCTTCTTGCCCTTCCACGGCGAGGCGCGCGCCGGATACACGTTCGGGCGAGCCCCTTTCGAGCGCGAGGGATGGCGATTCTCGCTTTTCGCGGGCGGGGGAATCGCGCAGGTCGATACTGCCTATCGCCTCACCGTCACCGAGGATCCGACCATGCCTCCGCCCGCCGGCCAGCTCGACAACCCGTCGGTGCAGCAGCTCGCCGTGTACCGCAAATCGGGCACGGGCTTCTTCGGCGGCGGGGCCGCGCTGGCCTACGCGCTCTCGCGGCGGTTCGGCGTCTCCCTGGGAGCGAAGGTCATGCGGATGTTCCCTTCGGGCGGGACCGTCCTTTCGCTGGAGCTCGGGGGCGCGGCGACCTTTTGAGCCGGCCCCTCATTCCCACGAGGCCTGCGCGGTCAATGCCGAGAGGATCCCGAGGCGACGGGACACGTAGAGGGCATCGAGATACGAGGTGAATTGGCCGTCCACCTGCAGGCCCATTGAAAAGACGGGGGAGATCTGGACGGAGACGCCGCCGCCCCCGGTCAAGGTGTAGAGGGGGCCGAGCTCGCGGTCGCCCGTGCGAATGACAGGAAAATCCAGGATACCAGGCGCGGGGCGGCGCACCTCGTAGGCGCGGCGCCAGAAGTCGGCCCCGGTCTGGACGTGCACCCTCGCGTGGGGCCAGAAGAGCACCCGCCGGCCGATATCGAGCATGTAGCGGAAATCGGTGGTGCTCGCCCAGAGGCCCCAGGTGTCGAGGTAGAGCCGCTCCTCGACGCGCAGCGTGGCCCGGCGAAAGCGGTGCGAGATTCGGCCGGTGAGCGCGTAGCGATCGCGGCTCCGGGGCAGCTCCTCGAGTGGGCGCGCGTCGAGGCGCGCGGCGTTCACCTCGGCGACGCTCGCGCCGGGGGGGACGAGGTTTGCCGTGCCAACCTCGAAGAGCGGGACGTACCGGTAAGGCTTGCTCTGGTTGCCGCGCTCGAGCACCGCGTCGACCTGGAAGGTGGCGAGGGTGGCTCGGTCGACGACGATCGAGACACCTCCGAGCGCGCTGTGCGTGTCGATCTTGCGCTGGAAGGTGGCGAACGGCGTGCCCGCGCGCCCGGCCGTGTCGTTCCGGTACGCGTACCCGAGGAGCAGGGTGACGTTCTTCCGGGCGAGATCGAGCGTGCCATGCAGGCCCCCGGAGAGGGAGAGGTAATCGGGCTCGGAGGAGATGGCGACGTCGGCGGCGAGGCCGAGATCCTTTATGCGGTATGTGCCCCCGACCGATCCTGCGTGCCGCACCTCCTGGAAAGGGGGCGAGGCGCTGGCGACGATGTCGGGGGACGCGGCGGTGACGACGTCGACGAGGTAATGACCGGAGACGGACCAGCCTGCGAGCTGATTTTCGATGCTGCCCGCGATGGCGGGGGTGAACACGTCGACGTGGTTGTCATCGGAATAGACCGACGCCTCGGCGTTCACCTTGGCCGAGATTGCGCGTGGCTCCGCTGCCAACAAGGGGCGCGCGAGCAGCAGGAGCAGGAGCGCGCTCGCCGCGCGCGGCAGATTCATCGCTCAATCGTGGTGGTCGTCATCGTCGTCGTCGTCATCATCATCATCGTCGTCATCATCATCGTCGTCGTCGTCATCATCGTCGTCGTCATCATCGTCGTCGTCATCATCATCATCGTCGTCGTCATCGTGATCGTCGTCGTCATCGTCATCATCGTCGATCACGCCGCCGCCGCCGCTGGAGCTGCTGCTGCTGCTGCTGCTGCTGGCGCTGGGCTCGGTCGGGCTCCCGCCCGTGCCGCCGGCGCCGCCTGAACCTTCGTCGGTGGGCACATCCGGGCTGTTGAACGTGCGGCGCTCGTCATGCGGGCCCTCCATTGCGGCACATGCCGGGACGAGGACGAGAAGAGCCAGCGCTGTCAGTGTCGTGCGCTCGATGCAGAGGGTGCGATCGCTCATTGAAACTCCATGGAATTTGCGGTTCGTGAGGCCGGGAGGAGCGAGGCCACGACCGCCGTGCGCCCGCGCCAGACGCTTGGGACGAGCCCCCGCCAGGTTCATGCCAGCTCTTCCGGATAATGAATACCACTTTCATTATCAAGTCGCAGCGGACCTGTCAAGCGCCTGTTCGCTTGCACGAAACCGCGCTGGACGGCGGTCCATGTGCGGGAGGATGATTCCGGGCGCCGCGCGGCGCGCGCGCGGACGAGGAGGTTTTTGCGCTCGCCTGCAATGACCTCGACATTGGCGTGGCGCTGCGCGTGCGCGGGAGAGGACCAGGACGCGCCCCGGAGGAATGGTCAGCTCTCCGGCGCGCAGAGGCGCAGCGTCGCTGACCGAGGTGTCAGCCACGCGTGAGCGAGCGTCGAGCGTGACGCCCCCGGGGCTTCGATCCGGCGGCACGCGCACAATCGAAGTTGACTTCCATTATCAACAAGGCAAACTGGCAACCCATGGATGCCATCACGTCGGTCGAGCAGCTCGAGCGCATCGTCGGGGCGCGGTCTCTCGGGCCGATGATGAAGTCGATCGATCATCTGGACGCGCACTGCGCGCGCTTGCTCGCGCTCTCGCCCTTCGCCGCGCTGGGCGTCGTCGACGCGAAGGGGCGCGCGCGCATCACGACCGTGGGCGGCTCCCCCGGGTTCGCCGAAGCGCGCGGCGAGCGCGAGCTGCGCTTTCGCTCGATGGAGCCCCTCGAGGTGAACCCGAAGCTGGGCTGCGGGATGTTGTTCTTCATCCCGGGCCTCGGGGAGACGTTGCGCGTCAACGGCCGGATCGAGCAGGACGGCCACGCGCTGCTCGTCCGCGTCGAGGAGGCGTTCGCGCATTGCGCCAAGGCGCTCCTTCGCTCGGCGTTCTGGCGAGGCGGGGCCTCGGAGCACGTGATCCGCGCGGGCGACTTCGCCGACGGCGCGCGCCGCGCGGAAGGCGCGCTGGCAGACCCCGAGGTGCTCGCGCTGCTCGCGCGGTCCCCCTTCGTGCTGCTCGGCTCGTGCGACGGAGGGGGCGCGGCCGACGTGAGCCCCAAGGGGGATCCCGCAGGCTTCTTGCGAATCCGCGGTACGCAGATCGTGATCCCGGATCGGCCAGGCAATCGCCGGACCGACACGCTGCACAACGCGCTCGAGCGGCCCGAGGTCGCCTTGCTCGCGCTGGTGCCGGGAGAGGACCGCGTCGTCGAGATCAGCGGCACCGCCAAGCTCAGCGCGGAGCCGGCGCTGCTCGCGTCGATGACGGTGGACCAGAAGACACCGAAGATTGCCCTGGTTCTCGAGGCCACGACGGCCGAGGTGCGCCCGAGCCGCGCCATCGCGGAGGCGCAGCTCTGGGATGCAGGTCGTCACGTGCCGGAGGACCAGCGGCCGAACATGACCAAGGTCTTCGCGGATCACGTGAAGGGAAATCGTACCCGTGGATGGATGGCAGGTGTGGTCCGCACGCTCGCCTCCGAGCGCCTCCTCGAGAAGGCGCTCGCGCACGATTACAAGAGCAACCTGTACTGAGGGGCTCCGCAGCGCAGCGCCGTGGTTTGTCCGCAGGAGTGTCCGCCATGAACCGTGAAGACTCGCCCTTCGAGCTCGTTCGTCACCCGCTGAAGATTCGCCGTCTGGTCGTCACCCGCGTCCGCGATCTGTCGCCACGCATGCGTCGCATCACGCTCGGCGGTCCCGATCTCGAGGGCTTCGTATCCCTCGCCCCCGAGGACCACGTGAAGCTCTTGTTCCCCGCCGAGGGACAGTCCGAGCCTGCGCTGCCCGTCGTCGACGAGCGCGGCAATCTTCAGCCGCCACCGGACGCGCGTCCGATCGCGCGTGATTACACCATCAGGGCACGGCACGCGGACACCATCGACATCGACTTCTTGTTGCACGGGCATGGCGTCGCCTCTTCCTGGGCGGCGCGCGCGACGCCGGGCCACGTGCTGGGCCTCGCCGGGCCGCGCGGCTCGCGCCTGCTCCGGCTGCAACCGGCGTGGCAGCTCTTCGTCGGCGACGAGACGGCGTTGCCGGAGATGACACGTCGTCTCGAGGAGACGCCGGCAAACGTGCAAAGCTTCGTGGTGGCGCTGGTGGAGGACACGAGCGACCAGGGCGCATGGCCCGAGCTTGCCCGGCGGGGCGTGGAGACCCGCTGGGTGCAGCGCGCGAACGCGGGCGGAGCGGGGGACGTGGCAAAGGGGCTCGTGGACGTCGTGCGCGCGGCCGAGCTCCCCGATCCGCGCGATGGATTCGCCTGGCTCGCCGGTGAGGCCACCGAGACCGCTGCGGTGATGCGCGTGCTCGTGCGCGAGCGAGGCTGGGAGCGCGCACGAATACACGCCTCGGGGCACTGGAAGCGCGGCGTGGTCGCGCACGATCACCACGAGCCGCTGAGCTGACGCCCGCGCCGTTTTCGTCTGGCGTCCAAGTGTACACGACTGTCCGTTTCGGTTATGCTCGACACGCGGGCGCCAGAACGCAGGGTGACTCGCCGCCGGAGGGGATGATCGGGGGACTTCCCAGCGGCGC includes:
- a CDS encoding siderophore-interacting protein; amino-acid sequence: MNREDSPFELVRHPLKIRRLVVTRVRDLSPRMRRITLGGPDLEGFVSLAPEDHVKLLFPAEGQSEPALPVVDERGNLQPPPDARPIARDYTIRARHADTIDIDFLLHGHGVASSWAARATPGHVLGLAGPRGSRLLRLQPAWQLFVGDETALPEMTRRLEETPANVQSFVVALVEDTSDQGAWPELARRGVETRWVQRANAGGAGDVAKGLVDVVRAAELPDPRDGFAWLAGEATETAAVMRVLVRERGWERARIHASGHWKRGVVAHDHHEPLS
- a CDS encoding pyridoxamine 5'-phosphate oxidase family protein, with amino-acid sequence MDAITSVEQLERIVGARSLGPMMKSIDHLDAHCARLLALSPFAALGVVDAKGRARITTVGGSPGFAEARGERELRFRSMEPLEVNPKLGCGMLFFIPGLGETLRVNGRIEQDGHALLVRVEEAFAHCAKALLRSAFWRGGASEHVIRAGDFADGARRAEGALADPEVLALLARSPFVLLGSCDGGGAADVSPKGDPAGFLRIRGTQIVIPDRPGNRRTDTLHNALERPEVALLALVPGEDRVVEISGTAKLSAEPALLASMTVDQKTPKIALVLEATTAEVRPSRAIAEAQLWDAGRHVPEDQRPNMTKVFADHVKGNRTRGWMAGVVRTLASERLLEKALAHDYKSNLY
- a CDS encoding DUF2271 domain-containing protein, with the translated sequence MTSSNCRKDRRAWGAWASRGLVGALVAACGPAHGGDPSFWMPYTGGEGGAPPDAGAMTSATGTGGGGGGGGGAPSPGRGLVLQFTTVSLDGEYAPKNVGAVWITDGQGAFVKTLELWAAKRAKHLVQWNAASGGNIVDAVTGATRKTHGAHEASWSGASLAGSPAPEGEYQVHVEFTEWNSSSAGEPPGPSLAIPFSRGPAPQDVQLPDAQGFTAVRLVYEP
- a CDS encoding DUF3570 domain-containing protein; translation: MNLPRAASALLLLLLARPLLAAEPRAISAKVNAEASVYSDDNHVDVFTPAIAGSIENQLAGWSVSGHYLVDVVTAASPDIVASASPPFQEVRHAGSVGGTYRIKDLGLAADVAISSEPDYLSLSGGLHGTLDLARKNVTLLLGYAYRNDTAGRAGTPFATFQRKIDTHSALGGVSIVVDRATLATFQVDAVLERGNQSKPYRYVPLFEVGTANLVPPGASVAEVNAARLDARPLEELPRSRDRYALTGRISHRFRRATLRVEERLYLDTWGLWASTTDFRYMLDIGRRVLFWPHARVHVQTGADFWRRAYEVRRPAPGILDFPVIRTGDRELGPLYTLTGGGGVSVQISPVFSMGLQVDGQFTSYLDALYVSRRLGILSALTAQASWE